A single window of Microbispora hainanensis DNA harbors:
- a CDS encoding VWA domain-containing protein produces the protein MDGEEERLRRWRLVLGGAAEGTLEGVDARMDAALTALYDAQEQRGAGLGASAPRVARWLGDIRECFPAGVVQVMQKDAIERLDLTRLLLEPEMLEAVEPDVHLVGTLLSLSRLMPERARESARAVVRTVVRELEARLTRRTLTAVSGALDRSARTHRPRRTAEVDWNRTIRANLRNYLPERRTVVPSRLVGYARGQRAVQREVVLAVDQSGSMAASVVYAGVFAAVLASMRSLKTSFVAFDTAVADLTDRLHDPVEVLFGTQLGGGTDINRAVAYCERLVTRPAGTIFLLISDLYEGGPREEMLRRIAAMTAAGVQVIVLLALSDEGTPQYDHDNAAALAAMGVPVFACSPDAFPGLMAAAIERRSYDQGRIPAPGR, from the coding sequence ATGGACGGCGAGGAGGAGCGGCTGCGCCGCTGGCGGCTGGTGCTGGGCGGCGCGGCGGAGGGGACGCTCGAAGGCGTGGACGCCCGGATGGACGCCGCCCTCACGGCCCTTTACGACGCGCAGGAGCAACGCGGCGCCGGCCTCGGCGCGTCCGCGCCCCGGGTGGCCCGCTGGCTGGGGGACATCAGGGAGTGCTTCCCCGCGGGTGTCGTGCAGGTCATGCAGAAGGACGCCATCGAGCGGCTCGACCTGACCCGGCTCCTGCTGGAGCCCGAGATGCTGGAGGCCGTCGAGCCCGACGTGCACCTGGTGGGCACGCTGCTGTCGCTGAGCCGGCTGATGCCGGAGCGGGCACGCGAGTCGGCAAGGGCCGTCGTCCGCACGGTCGTGCGGGAGCTGGAGGCCCGGCTGACGCGGCGCACCCTGACGGCCGTCAGCGGCGCGCTCGACCGCTCGGCGAGGACCCACCGGCCCAGGAGGACGGCCGAGGTCGACTGGAACCGTACGATCCGGGCGAACCTGCGCAACTACCTCCCCGAGCGGAGGACCGTCGTGCCGTCCCGGCTGGTCGGGTACGCCCGGGGGCAGCGGGCCGTCCAGCGGGAGGTCGTGCTGGCCGTCGACCAGAGCGGCTCGATGGCCGCATCGGTGGTGTACGCGGGGGTCTTCGCCGCGGTGCTCGCGTCGATGCGCTCGCTCAAGACCTCGTTCGTGGCCTTCGACACGGCCGTGGCCGACCTGACCGATCGGCTGCACGACCCCGTCGAGGTGCTGTTCGGCACCCAGCTCGGCGGCGGCACCGACATCAACCGCGCGGTGGCCTACTGCGAGCGGCTCGTCACCCGGCCGGCCGGCACGATCTTCCTGCTGATCAGCGACCTGTACGAGGGCGGGCCGCGTGAGGAGATGCTGCGCCGGATCGCCGCCATGACCGCCGCCGGGGTCCAGGTGATCGTGCTGCTCGCGCTGTCGGACGAGGGCACGCCGCAGTACGACCACGACAACGCGGCGGCGCTGGCCGCGATGGGCGTGCCGGTCTTCGCCTGCTCGCCGGACGCCTTTCCCGGCCTCATGGCGGCCGCCATAGAGCGCCGGTCGTACGACCAAGGTCGCATTCCCGCGCCCGGACGGTGA
- a CDS encoding DUF5682 family protein — MPAEIAAGAFPGPDGDRRGGRGGSRSGDDHDDRGHSGGGSRPEDPAQEVPVPRVPVPGVPVPGVPVPGVSVLGVRHHGPGSARAVRDELNRIRPDLVLVEGPPEADALVALAADPGMRPPVALLAYVPGEPSRAAFWPFAEFSPEWQAIAYAVRAGVEVRFCDLPAAHSLALDADPVRRDPIGELARAAGYDDPERWWEDLVEHRGEAGTLDVVAEAMRAAREGHVAEGVEARREAYMRRTLRKATREGFTRIAVVCGAWHLPALTLPALTLPTPTLPTPTPPAPTLPTPTPPAPTLPTPTPPAPASPAPGVPGGHARETGRTAGPGPGTPDGPGGLPSAAEDERLLRGLPKVRVEVTWVPWTHGRLAAGAGYGAGVGAPGWYEHLFTAPDHPVERWLARAAAILREEGLPVSSAHVIEAVRLAEGLAALRGRPLAGLSEVTDAVRAVLCGGDELPVELVRRRMVVGERLGRVPDTTPMVPLRRDLRDEQRRLRMKPEVMAGEHDLDLRRPLDLGRSRLLHRLALLGVPWGTPRQARSKGTFKESWSLEWRPELDVALIEAAVWGITVEAAATARVRDLANGAGLPELAALVERCLLAHLPDALTYVLGRIEDRAALDGEVRHLMGALPALVRARRYGDVRGTEGLAGVTESMLARICAGLSPALTGLDEDAAREMAALMDGVHTAAGLMGGGRWLATLAGIARRDDLPGLLDGRIVRILFDAEALEDDVAARMARAMSSGDLPARSAAWMEGFLSGGGLLLVHDPRLLAVVDAWLTGLSPEAFVDVLPLLRRTFGAFPAPERRMIGRRVRSGAASGGEEEAGYDDGPAAAAVRTVREILGHAGRA, encoded by the coding sequence ATGCCGGCTGAGATCGCCGCCGGCGCCTTCCCCGGCCCGGACGGCGACCGGCGTGGCGGCCGGGGCGGTTCCCGGAGTGGCGACGACCACGACGACCGGGGCCACTCGGGTGGCGGGAGCAGGCCGGAGGATCCGGCGCAGGAGGTGCCGGTGCCGAGGGTGCCGGTGCCGGGGGTGCCGGTGCCGGGGGTGCCGGTGCCGGGGGTGTCGGTGTTGGGGGTGCGGCACCACGGGCCGGGATCGGCCAGGGCCGTGCGCGACGAGCTGAACCGGATCCGGCCCGATCTGGTGCTCGTCGAAGGCCCGCCCGAGGCCGACGCCCTAGTGGCGCTCGCCGCCGATCCCGGCATGCGCCCGCCCGTAGCTCTGCTGGCGTACGTGCCGGGAGAGCCGTCGCGGGCCGCCTTCTGGCCGTTCGCGGAGTTCTCCCCGGAGTGGCAGGCGATCGCCTACGCCGTCAGGGCGGGCGTCGAGGTGCGGTTCTGCGACCTGCCCGCCGCGCACAGCCTCGCGCTCGACGCCGACCCCGTACGCCGCGATCCCATCGGCGAGCTCGCCCGCGCGGCGGGATACGACGACCCGGAGCGGTGGTGGGAGGACCTGGTCGAGCACCGGGGCGAGGCCGGGACGCTCGACGTGGTCGCCGAGGCGATGCGGGCCGCGCGTGAGGGGCACGTCGCGGAGGGCGTCGAGGCCCGGCGCGAGGCGTACATGCGCAGGACGCTGCGGAAGGCGACGCGCGAGGGCTTCACCCGGATCGCGGTGGTCTGCGGGGCCTGGCACCTGCCCGCACTGACCCTGCCCGCACTGACCCTGCCCACGCCGACCCTGCCCACGCCGACTCCGCCTGCACCGACCCTGCCCACGCCGACTCCGCCTGCACCGACCCTGCCCACGCCGACTCCGCCTGCACCGGCCTCGCCTGCACCGGGAGTGCCCGGGGGACATGCCCGGGAGACCGGCCGGACCGCGGGGCCGGGCCCGGGCACGCCGGACGGGCCCGGCGGGCTGCCCTCCGCGGCTGAGGACGAGCGGCTGCTGCGCGGCCTGCCGAAGGTCAGGGTCGAGGTGACCTGGGTGCCGTGGACCCACGGACGGCTCGCCGCCGGCGCGGGCTACGGCGCGGGGGTCGGCGCGCCCGGGTGGTACGAGCACCTGTTCACGGCGCCCGACCACCCCGTGGAGCGCTGGCTGGCCCGCGCCGCCGCGATCCTGCGGGAGGAGGGCCTGCCCGTCTCCTCCGCGCACGTCATCGAGGCCGTACGGCTGGCCGAGGGCCTGGCGGCGCTGCGCGGCAGGCCGCTCGCCGGTCTGTCGGAGGTCACCGACGCGGTCAGGGCGGTGCTGTGCGGCGGCGACGAGCTGCCGGTCGAGCTGGTCCGGCGGCGGATGGTCGTCGGGGAGCGGCTCGGGCGGGTGCCGGACACCACGCCGATGGTGCCGCTGCGGCGTGACCTGCGCGACGAGCAGCGGCGGCTGCGCATGAAGCCCGAGGTCATGGCCGGGGAGCACGACCTCGACCTGCGCAGGCCGCTCGACCTCGGCCGCAGCCGGTTGCTGCACCGGCTCGCCCTGCTGGGCGTGCCCTGGGGGACGCCACGGCAGGCCCGGAGCAAGGGGACGTTCAAGGAGTCGTGGTCGCTGGAGTGGCGTCCGGAGCTCGACGTGGCCCTCATCGAGGCGGCCGTGTGGGGGATCACGGTCGAGGCGGCGGCGACCGCCCGCGTCCGCGACCTCGCGAACGGCGCGGGCCTGCCCGAGCTGGCCGCGCTGGTCGAGCGCTGCCTGCTCGCCCACCTGCCGGACGCGCTGACGTATGTCCTGGGGCGGATAGAGGACCGGGCGGCGCTCGACGGCGAGGTGCGCCACCTCATGGGGGCGCTGCCCGCGCTCGTGCGGGCCCGCCGCTATGGGGACGTGCGCGGCACCGAGGGCCTCGCGGGCGTCACCGAGTCGATGCTCGCGCGGATCTGCGCCGGGCTGTCGCCCGCCCTCACGGGGCTGGACGAGGACGCGGCCCGGGAGATGGCGGCGCTGATGGACGGCGTCCACACGGCCGCCGGGTTGATGGGCGGCGGCCGGTGGCTCGCGACGCTGGCGGGGATCGCCCGGCGCGACGACCTGCCGGGGCTGCTCGACGGCCGGATCGTGCGGATCCTGTTCGACGCCGAGGCGCTGGAGGACGACGTGGCCGCCCGCATGGCGCGGGCGATGTCGTCCGGCGACCTCCCGGCCCGGTCGGCGGCCTGGATGGAGGGCTTCCTGTCCGGGGGCGGCCTGCTGCTCGTCCACGACCCGCGCCTGCTGGCCGTCGTGGACGCCTGGCTCACCGGCCTGTCACCCGAGGCGTTCGTGGACGTGCTGCCGTTGCTGCGGCGCACGTTCGGGGCGTTTCCCGCGCCGGAGCGGCGGATGATCGGCCGCAGGGTCCGCTCCGGCGCGGCGTCCGGTGGCGAGGAGGAGGCCGGGTACGACGACGGGCCGGCCGCGGCGGCCGTACGGACCGTGCGCGAGATCCTGGGACACGCGGGGAGGGCCTGA
- a CDS encoding ATP-binding protein: MTGILRPHAEDQFADELAILAKTDDRPRPPGWRLSPWAVTTYVLGDGGQITPKYIGPRRIVEVAVATLATDRALLLLGVPGTAKTWLSEHLAAAISGDSTLLVQGTAGTAEEAVRYGWNYARLLSEGPSRGALTPSPVMRAMAEGRLARIEELTRMPSDVQDALITVLSEKTLPIPELGEEVQAAKGFNVIATANDRDRGVNELSSALRRRFNTVVLPVPASTEEEVGIVARRVAQLGRALELPETVTGLEEIRRVVTVFRELRAGVTSDGRTKIKSPSGTLSTAEAISVVTNGIVLAAHFGDGVLRPADVAGGIVGAVVQDPVSDRVVWQEYLETVVRDRDDWRDFYRACRDAG, from the coding sequence GTGACCGGCATTCTGCGCCCGCACGCGGAGGACCAGTTCGCCGACGAGCTGGCGATCCTCGCGAAGACCGACGACCGGCCGCGCCCACCGGGCTGGCGGCTGTCGCCCTGGGCGGTGACGACCTACGTGCTGGGGGACGGCGGCCAGATCACGCCGAAGTACATCGGCCCGCGCAGGATCGTCGAGGTCGCGGTGGCGACGCTCGCCACCGACAGGGCACTGCTGCTGCTCGGCGTGCCCGGCACGGCCAAGACCTGGTTGTCCGAGCATCTCGCCGCGGCGATCAGCGGCGACTCGACCCTGCTCGTGCAGGGCACGGCCGGCACGGCGGAGGAGGCCGTGCGTTACGGGTGGAACTACGCGCGGCTGCTGTCGGAGGGCCCGTCCCGAGGGGCGCTGACGCCGAGCCCGGTCATGCGGGCCATGGCGGAGGGACGGCTGGCCAGGATCGAGGAGCTGACCCGCATGCCGTCCGACGTCCAGGACGCCCTGATCACCGTGCTGTCCGAGAAGACGCTGCCGATCCCCGAGCTGGGGGAGGAGGTGCAGGCGGCCAAGGGCTTCAACGTCATCGCCACCGCCAACGACCGCGACCGCGGGGTCAACGAGCTGTCGAGCGCGCTGCGCAGGCGGTTCAACACCGTCGTGCTGCCGGTGCCCGCCAGCACGGAGGAGGAGGTCGGCATCGTGGCCCGGCGGGTGGCGCAGCTCGGCCGCGCCCTGGAGCTGCCGGAGACCGTGACCGGTTTGGAGGAGATCCGCCGCGTTGTGACGGTCTTCCGGGAGCTGCGCGCGGGCGTGACCTCCGACGGGCGGACCAAGATCAAGTCGCCAAGCGGCACGCTCAGCACGGCTGAGGCCATCTCGGTCGTCACCAACGGGATCGTGCTCGCCGCCCACTTCGGGGACGGCGTGCTGCGCCCGGCCGACGTCGCGGGCGGCATCGTGGGGGCGGTGGTCCAGGACCCGGTGTCCGACCGCGTGGTCTGGCAGGAATACCTGGAGACGGTCGTCCGCGACCGCGACGACTGGCGTGACTTCTACCGGGCCTGCCGCGATGCCGGCTGA
- a CDS encoding DUF5691 domain-containing protein, which produces MTRAVSGRWEAGRVSWEELVSTALVGAGRRAVPPESLLERAAEQVVRMRAGRRTGRGSPPVPAPAETMPLVPGAAADRLARMLAGEQSRLLTEWLETAAARRVRVPAEMIPGLLDLGARDRSIRACLGAVTGARGRWLAGLNPAWAYLLAEPAHVPPDEVWELGTSGDRRAFLAALRRRDPAAARELLERGWSAETPEDRAVFVTILADGLGMADEPFLEAVLDDRRREVRQAAADLLTRLPRSRLALRMTARARRLVTGDGSRLRAEPPPECDGEMERDGVRARPPAGMETRGWWLQQVVAHTPLSFWPDHLGMPPDEIAAARIGDWQREVRMGWTRAAILQRDATWARALFEAEPLTDLLAVLPPEERSRRAAELVAGHPVDGQMVMMLGGVPRPWGHRLARAVLKKIVETTRTQPWNAGELIRLAGERFDPAMHEHAGEVPELAATLRFRSEMLKELE; this is translated from the coding sequence ATGACGCGTGCCGTTTCCGGGCGATGGGAGGCCGGACGGGTCTCGTGGGAGGAGCTGGTCTCCACCGCGCTGGTGGGCGCCGGCCGCCGCGCCGTCCCGCCGGAGAGCCTGTTGGAGCGGGCCGCCGAGCAGGTGGTGCGGATGCGCGCGGGACGGCGGACGGGCAGGGGCAGTCCGCCGGTTCCCGCGCCGGCGGAGACGATGCCTCTCGTACCCGGCGCCGCCGCGGACCGGCTGGCCCGCATGCTCGCGGGGGAGCAGAGCAGGCTGCTGACCGAGTGGCTGGAGACGGCGGCGGCGCGGCGGGTGCGGGTCCCGGCCGAGATGATTCCCGGGCTGCTCGACCTCGGGGCCCGCGACCGGTCGATCCGCGCCTGCCTGGGGGCGGTCACCGGAGCCCGGGGCCGCTGGCTCGCCGGTCTCAACCCGGCATGGGCCTATCTGCTGGCGGAGCCGGCGCACGTGCCGCCCGACGAGGTGTGGGAGCTCGGCACCAGCGGCGACAGGCGTGCCTTCCTGGCCGCCTTGCGGCGCCGTGACCCGGCCGCCGCGCGGGAGCTGCTCGAACGCGGCTGGAGCGCCGAGACGCCGGAAGACCGGGCTGTTTTCGTGACGATCCTCGCCGACGGCCTCGGCATGGCCGACGAACCGTTCCTGGAGGCGGTGCTCGACGACCGGCGCCGCGAGGTGCGGCAGGCCGCCGCCGACCTCCTCACCCGCCTGCCGCGGTCGCGGCTGGCCCTGCGCATGACCGCACGCGCGCGCCGTCTCGTGACCGGGGACGGCTCGCGGCTGCGGGCCGAGCCGCCGCCGGAGTGCGACGGCGAGATGGAGCGCGACGGCGTCAGGGCGCGGCCGCCCGCCGGGATGGAGACGCGGGGCTGGTGGCTCCAGCAGGTGGTGGCGCACACGCCGCTGTCGTTCTGGCCGGATCATCTCGGCATGCCGCCGGACGAGATCGCGGCGGCCCGGATCGGCGACTGGCAGCGTGAGGTCCGCATGGGCTGGACCAGGGCCGCCATCCTGCAGCGGGACGCGACGTGGGCGCGTGCCCTGTTCGAGGCCGAGCCGCTGACCGACCTGCTGGCCGTGCTCCCGCCGGAGGAGCGGTCGCGCCGGGCGGCCGAGCTCGTGGCGGGCCATCCCGTGGACGGCCAGATGGTCATGATGCTGGGCGGCGTGCCGCGGCCGTGGGGGCACCGGCTGGCGAGGGCCGTGCTCAAGAAGATCGTCGAGACCACGCGGACGCAACCGTGGAACGCCGGTGAGCTGATCCGGCTGGCGGGGGAGCGGTTCGACCCCGCGATGCACGAGCACGCCGGGGAGGTCCCCGAGCTGGCCGCGACCCTGCGCTTCCGTTCCGAGATGCTGAAGGAGCTTGAGTGA